Proteins encoded by one window of Archaeoglobus veneficus SNP6:
- a CDS encoding antitoxin VapB family protein: MKTISIRDDVYNKLVSMKEDGESFSDVIEKLLKRERFNIEEYFGVLRESSVLDEIMEYSRKARKSARMRI; encoded by the coding sequence ATGAAAACAATATCGATCAGAGATGATGTCTACAATAAGCTTGTGAGTATGAAAGAAGATGGTGAAAGTTTCAGTGACGTGATTGAAAAACTGCTTAAAAGAGAGAGATTCAACATTGAAGAATACTTTGGCGTACTCAGAGAAAGTAGCGTACTTGATGAGATAATGGAGTACTCCCGTAAAGCAAGGAAAAGCGCGAGGATGAGGATATGA